The region GTTCGTCCCCGACGATGCGGCGCGCTTGCGCAACGGTTAATTCGTCCTGCCCGACATGGACGCCATCGGCCCCGGTGATCAGTGCGATGTCCGCTCGGTCATTGATAATCAATAGTGCGGACGTTTGTCGAAGTGCTTCGGCGGCGGCCGTCCCCCGCCGGATCAATGTCCGATCGGTTGCCGATTTATCCCGCAACTGAAAGACATCCACGCCGGCTTCGTGTAGCCGCAGAACCGAATCGACCAATGCTTGGTCACTCTTTTGACAATCGATTAACACATACAGGACGGCGTCGGTAAGCTTCGACGTACGGTCACTACGAATCGCTTTTAGCTCGCAGTCTTTGAGCAACGTGTAGGCGCGGTAGCGAATCGCTTCGATCTGCTTCGCGAAGATCGGATCGATCGTCTTGCCGTATTCTTCAATCACTCGCAAGGATTGTTGGATTCGTCCGGCTGCGGCCGCAAGAACATCGCTCAGTTTTGATCGACGGTATTCCTGCGGCGTTTCGATGGTCGTGCCTACATCGGCATCGGTGTTGCGACTGTGCAACAGGCTTTGCCGGCTGAGTTTTCCAAATGCTAATGTCAGGTCATGTCTGAGTGACTTGATCGATTCGGTTCCGACAGGGTCATCAAGTCCGAACCGAAAGAATTCTTCGATCGTTCGCAAACCTTCCGCGACACGATTGGCGGAAGCATCCAAGATTCGATACGCGGTTTCTTGAGAGTGGCTTTCCATGAATTGATCTCTCGTCGTGGTCCCGCGTCGAACAATGAATGAAGACGGGAGTTATCGCTATTGCTTCGCTGGGGCGGTCGATTGGCTGGCAATTGCTTTTTCGACAATCTCTGCGACATGCTGGCCAAGTTTCTTTGAACCTTCGGCAGTGTAGTGAACGTTCTTGGGGCGTTGAAGATCCGCGACCGATTCGGCGTACCGAAACATTGGGTCCGTTTCAATACCACCGACTTTGGCAATCGCTTTCGCGGCGGCGGCATTGTATTTCTTGGAATCGCCGGCAACCCGTCCGCCGGCACCTTCAGGAACCGGGGTCGTCTCGCGCCAAATGACAACTTTCGCTTGTTGCTTGATTCGTCGGAACAGTTTCTCGATGTTGGCTTCGTATTCGGTGATCGGTACTTGCTGATGCGCCCCTTCGGAATCGGGAGCGGCCAAGTTTTCGTTGTTCGGCCCCATATATTTCAAATCGTGCAGTCCCCAATTGGCGTGCACGACGTCCCACTTCCGATCGCCCAACCACTGTTCAATATTCTCGAGACCTCGCGTCGTCGGACCGCAGTTCGTTTTGGGGCGGTAAACGTTGGCCTTTCCGGCAAGCGCCTTCCGAGCATCAACGTGATAACCGATCGAAATAGAGTCACCGATCAGCAGTACGTTCGGCAGGTTGGGATCGGCATCGGGATCCGTAAATGCGGGGTTCTGAGGGCGTTGTGCGGCCGCAGTGAAGCTGACGGCCACGACGAGGCAGGCGACGGAAGTCATTCGCAGGAGGGACATTGGCACTGGAAGGCTAGTAGGGAAACGAAATTGAACCAGACCCCGCACATCGTAATCCCGTGGCGCATCGTCGTGTGCGAGATCGCGATCGCCATGCCGATTCGAAATGCGTGAGGCGGAAGAGAATGGTCAAAACCCGGACTGATGTGTCGGGGCGAACATTCGTGAGCAAAGCTCCCCTCTGACGAGGCGGTTAACGGACAGCCCACAACTTAGGTTGCCATTAATTTGGGGGAAGATTTGTGCGGGCAACTGTCATCCGATTGATCGGAACGGAGCACTGTTAGCCGCACAACCGCGCCAATCGTCGTATCGCAACCGGTTCGACAGATCACTCTCGTCGATCAGCGGACTTTACCGGCGTCCGCTGCGAATCTGACATAGTTTCGATAGTGAGGACGCTACTGAACGGCACGCGTCACCGGACACGAGTCATCGGGTGCGTTCCTCACTACGATTTGAATTAAACCTGGAGTTTGAAAATGAAAAAGTTCGCCAATAGCGTTGTTGAGTTTCTGAAAGAAGAAGATGGCCCCACCGCAGTTGAATACGCTGTGATGTTGGCTTTGATCGTCGTTGTCTGCTTGGCCGCAGTCGGAACGATCGGTACCGAGTCGAACAAAAAGTTCGAAGAAGTCGGTGCTGCCATCGCTGCTAACTAACTTAGCGGCGCAGCTCACTGCCGAGAATTTGATTCTCGTATCGACCCCGATGTCAGTTTTGGCGTCGGGGTTTTTTCATGGGCTTGTGGCACCGCGAAGAAATCCGCGAAGCGTCGCATTGATCACTGTCTTAAGCAAAGGTTTTTGGAACCAATGGCGGGGAACAATTGCATACGTTTGTGCTCCCGCCAGAGGATGGTCGAGGCATCTTATTCGTCACATCTGGATTAACGGCAACGTCCCCGTGATCGGTTGACTTTGTTCTTTCCCTTTTTTTTGACGAAGGCGGTTCGTGACATAGGTTTCTATCGAGAGCGGAACATGATGTTCGCTTCTGGGAGCCGGGCCATCGAAGGTCCAGATGGTGACCGGACAGCCGAAATCCCCTGATAAAGGCAAACCGTTCCGAAAGGGCGGGGCGCAAAGCTACGGGTCCTCCACGCAGGATCGCCGGGCTGCCGAGGGAACGATCGCGAGATCGCCGAGGCATGATGGAGACGTGGCTGCTTCTTTTTCGGGACCTTATTCGCGTTGAATTGGCCCATTAAGTCAACGTCGAAAGCCGAACCTGAGAAGCATTCGGCTTTCAACTGAGGAGTTTGAATAATGAAGAAGTTCGCACATAGCATCGTTGAGTTCTTGAAGGAAGAAGATGGCCCGACCGCAGTTGAATACGCTGTGATGTTGGCCTTGATCGTCGTCGTCTGCTTGGCCGCAGTCGGAACGATCGGTACCGAATCGAACAAGAAGTTCGAAGAAGTCGGAGCGGCCATCGCTGCTAACTGATCAAGTTTTTGGCGACCTTGTGGTATGCCAATGACTGTTTGAGAGACTCTCGGCGTTTGATCGGTGAAACGCGAAATCATTTCACCGGTCACGTCGAGTTCTTTTTGCGCTAAAGAACAAACATGAACTATCCACTGCTTCCCGCTGACGCCACCGAACACGTTTGGCAGCTTTCATGCTGTTTCATCACGTTGTTGTTCG is a window of Roseiconus lacunae DNA encoding:
- a CDS encoding Flp family type IVb pilin — protein: MKKFANSVVEFLKEEDGPTAVEYAVMLALIVVVCLAAVGTIGTESNKKFEEVGAAIAAN
- a CDS encoding SGNH/GDSL hydrolase family protein, whose translation is MSLLRMTSVACLVVAVSFTAAAQRPQNPAFTDPDADPNLPNVLLIGDSISIGYHVDARKALAGKANVYRPKTNCGPTTRGLENIEQWLGDRKWDVVHANWGLHDLKYMGPNNENLAAPDSEGAHQQVPITEYEANIEKLFRRIKQQAKVVIWRETTPVPEGAGGRVAGDSKKYNAAAAKAIAKVGGIETDPMFRYAESVADLQRPKNVHYTAEGSKKLGQHVAEIVEKAIASQSTAPAKQ
- a CDS encoding thiamine phosphate synthase; the encoded protein is MESHSQETAYRILDASANRVAEGLRTIEEFFRFGLDDPVGTESIKSLRHDLTLAFGKLSRQSLLHSRNTDADVGTTIETPQEYRRSKLSDVLAAAAGRIQQSLRVIEEYGKTIDPIFAKQIEAIRYRAYTLLKDCELKAIRSDRTSKLTDAVLYVLIDCQKSDQALVDSVLRLHEAGVDVFQLRDKSATDRTLIRRGTAAAEALRQTSALLIINDRADIALITGADGVHVGQDELTVAQARRIVGDELLVGVSTHDINQVHEAIAAGADYIGCGPTFPSRTKAFASHAGLDFLAEVHRETKATPRPAFAIGGIDEDNVSQVLDQGFHRIAVTAAIHEANDPAAAATELRKNLCRE
- a CDS encoding Flp family type IVb pilin; this translates as MKKFAHSIVEFLKEEDGPTAVEYAVMLALIVVVCLAAVGTIGTESNKKFEEVGAAIAAN